A single Acidobacteriota bacterium DNA region contains:
- a CDS encoding ferritin family protein — MDKTEALNILKSAILFERKGKAFYEHAAKTTRSDSLRKVFEMMGAEEDGHVDFLSAQYRKLENTGSFDADATPGAAGDFAVEILTEAVRKEVAAAGYEAAAISAALAMEDRAVKFYGDRAAASDDAAERRMYQWLSDWEKTHLNLLSRLDRELTESVWNDNRFWPMD, encoded by the coding sequence ATGGACAAGACGGAAGCCTTGAACATTCTGAAGAGCGCCATCCTCTTTGAAAGGAAGGGAAAAGCCTTTTACGAGCACGCGGCGAAGACCACTCGGTCCGACTCCCTCCGGAAGGTGTTCGAGATGATGGGGGCGGAGGAGGACGGTCACGTGGACTTCCTCTCCGCCCAGTACCGCAAGCTCGAAAACACGGGCAGTTTCGACGCCGACGCGACGCCGGGGGCGGCGGGGGACTTCGCCGTGGAGATCCTGACGGAGGCCGTCCGGAAGGAGGTCGCCGCCGCCGGGTACGAGGCGGCTGCCATCTCGGCCGCCCTGGCCATGGAGGACCGGGCGGTGAAGTTCTACGGGGACCGCGCCGCGGCTTCCGACGACGCGGCCGAGCGCCGGATGTACCAGTGGCTCTCCGATTGGGAGAAGACGCACCTGAACCTCCTGTCGCGGCTCGACCGCGAGCTGACGGAGAGCGTCTGGAACGACAACCGGTTCTGGCCCATGGACTGA
- a CDS encoding ferritin family protein, producing MFFQNIDEILRFAISKEESSAAFYQSLAAKVSRPWMRDAFEEFAREELGHKARLETVLSGARPAFPDGAAGKVTDLRIGDYLADVEPTPDMEYQEALILAMKMEKLAFKLYTDVAALTPDPAMKALLGSLAQEEAKHKLRFELEYDQYVNKEN from the coding sequence ATGTTTTTTCAGAACATCGACGAGATCCTGCGGTTCGCCATCAGCAAGGAAGAGTCCTCGGCGGCCTTCTACCAATCGCTGGCCGCGAAGGTCTCCCGGCCGTGGATGCGGGACGCCTTCGAGGAGTTCGCCCGGGAGGAACTCGGCCACAAGGCCCGGCTGGAGACGGTCCTGTCCGGTGCGCGGCCCGCTTTCCCGGACGGGGCTGCGGGGAAGGTTACCGACCTCCGGATCGGCGACTACCTGGCCGACGTGGAGCCCACGCCCGACATGGAGTACCAGGAGGCGCTGATCCTGGCCATGAAGATGGAGAAGCTGGCCTTCAAGCTCTACACCGACGTGGCCGCCCTCACGCCGGACCCGGCCATGAAGGCTCTCCTGGGCTCCCTGGCCCAGGAGGAGGCGAAGCACAAGCTGCGCTTCGAGCTGGAGTACGACCAGTACGTGAACAAGGAAAACTGA
- the tpx gene encoding thiol peroxidase: MEERKVTFLGNPLTLEGTPPSVGAPLPGFTALDNGLAPVDIASFRGKVVVISVVPSLDTPVCDAQTRKFNQAATGFSPDVVVVTLSMDLPFAQKRWCGAAGVDRVVTLSDHRDAAFGRACGLLIRELRLLSRAVLVLDREGVVRYVQVLDEITHEPDYEAALDAVRRLG; encoded by the coding sequence ATGGAAGAGCGAAAAGTGACCTTTCTCGGAAACCCACTGACCCTCGAGGGCACTCCGCCTTCGGTGGGGGCGCCGCTCCCGGGCTTCACGGCCCTGGACAACGGCCTGGCGCCCGTCGACATCGCGTCCTTCCGCGGGAAGGTGGTGGTGATCTCCGTGGTGCCCTCGCTGGACACGCCGGTCTGCGACGCCCAGACCCGCAAGTTCAACCAGGCGGCCACCGGCTTCTCCCCGGACGTGGTGGTCGTCACCCTCAGCATGGACCTGCCCTTCGCCCAGAAGCGCTGGTGCGGCGCCGCGGGCGTGGATCGGGTGGTCACCCTCTCCGACCACCGGGACGCCGCCTTCGGCCGGGCATGCGGGCTGTTGATCCGGGAGCTTCGCCTGCTGTCCCGGGCCGTCCTGGTCCTGGACCGGGAGGGGGTCGTCCGGTACGTCCAGGTCCTCGACGAGATCACCCACGAGCCCGACTACGAGGCGGCGCTGGACGCCGTCCGCCGATTGGGGTGA